The proteins below come from a single Parageobacillus toebii NBRC 107807 genomic window:
- the cobJ gene encoding precorrin-3B C(17)-methyltransferase, which produces MKGKLLIVGFGPGSKEHMTKRAREAIEESDIIIGYKTYIDLVADLIGNKQVISTGMTEEVSRAQEAVKWAERGKTVAVISSGDAGVYGMAGLVYEVLIEKGWTRESDIEVEVIPGISAINSCAALLGAPIMHDACTISLSDHLTPWALIEKRIEAAAAADFVIALYNPKSGRRTRQIVEAQRILLRYRSPNTPVGLVKSAYRARQHIVLTDLAHMLDYDIGMLTTVIIGNSSTFVYDGLMITPRGYQRKYTLSASEQPLKPHERLRKEAEPWALDQTKREPVREMAEEALQTLAIGHQDTTTFAPAIFEIAVSPGVANKNFTPKQMMVLADIVGEDGTMMYTPDHYLKLEVPASDPDRIIARLKEAGLDVAPVGDVLTVKACDFCDGEKKDAIPYAEELYDQLGGMALPKELKIGVNGCGMACYGAVREDIGIVYRKGAFDLFLGGKTVGRNAHPGQLVAEGIPPGEIVSVVTRIIQEYKERAHPNERFHKFFKRVKQVGGFVYQEAKQEAKIEVSVCGE; this is translated from the coding sequence ATGAAAGGAAAATTGCTGATTGTCGGATTTGGCCCAGGCAGCAAGGAACATATGACAAAGCGAGCGCGGGAAGCGATTGAAGAAAGCGATATTATTATCGGTTATAAAACATACATTGACCTAGTTGCGGATTTAATTGGCAATAAACAAGTGATTAGTACTGGAATGACGGAAGAAGTAAGCCGCGCTCAAGAGGCGGTGAAATGGGCAGAACGCGGAAAAACGGTCGCCGTCATTTCAAGCGGGGACGCGGGCGTGTACGGAATGGCAGGGCTTGTGTATGAGGTGCTCATTGAAAAAGGCTGGACGCGAGAAAGCGATATCGAGGTGGAAGTCATCCCAGGCATTTCTGCCATTAACTCGTGTGCCGCTCTTTTAGGTGCACCGATTATGCATGATGCGTGCACCATTAGCTTAAGCGATCACCTAACGCCGTGGGCGCTTATTGAAAAGCGCATTGAAGCGGCGGCCGCTGCCGATTTTGTCATCGCTCTATATAATCCGAAAAGCGGACGACGCACGCGTCAAATTGTCGAAGCGCAGCGTATTCTTTTGCGTTATCGCTCGCCAAATACTCCGGTCGGATTAGTGAAAAGCGCTTATCGCGCGCGGCAACATATCGTATTGACGGATTTAGCGCATATGCTCGATTACGATATCGGAATGTTAACGACTGTCATTATCGGCAATTCTTCAACGTTTGTATACGACGGGCTGATGATCACACCACGCGGATACCAACGAAAATATACATTAAGCGCCTCCGAACAGCCGCTGAAACCACATGAACGGCTTCGCAAAGAAGCGGAACCGTGGGCGCTTGATCAAACGAAACGAGAACCGGTAAGAGAAATGGCAGAAGAAGCGTTGCAAACATTGGCGATTGGCCACCAAGACACCACGACGTTTGCGCCAGCGATTTTCGAAATCGCGGTTAGCCCGGGAGTAGCGAACAAAAATTTTACGCCAAAACAGATGATGGTACTAGCTGACATCGTCGGTGAAGACGGAACGATGATGTATACCCCGGATCATTATTTGAAGCTGGAAGTGCCTGCTTCTGATCCAGACCGTATCATCGCTAGACTGAAAGAAGCGGGGCTTGACGTTGCCCCTGTTGGTGATGTACTGACGGTGAAAGCTTGCGATTTTTGCGACGGGGAGAAAAAAGACGCGATTCCATACGCGGAAGAGTTATACGATCAGCTTGGCGGAATGGCGCTTCCGAAAGAATTGAAGATTGGTGTAAACGGATGCGGCATGGCATGTTACGGAGCGGTGCGGGAAGATATCGGAATCGTCTATCGGAAAGGAGCATTTGACTTATTTTTAGGAGGAAAAACGGTCGGAAGAAATGCACACCCTGGGCAACTTGTCGCTGAAGGAATTCCGCCTGGCGAGATTGTGTCCGTTGTCACCCGCATTATTCAAGAATATAAGGAACGCGCGCATCCGAACGAACGGTTTCATAAGTTTTTTAAGCGAGTGAAACAAGTCGGCGGGTTTGTGTATCAAGAAGCGAAGCAAGAGGCAAAAATCGAAGTGTCTGTCTGTGGTGAATAA
- a CDS encoding cobyric acid synthase: MAKALPIMFQGTHSDAGKSIIATAFCRIFAQNGWKTAPFKSQNMSLNSYVTVDGKEIGRAQGIQAEAAGVVATTDMNPILIKPSREHESQIVVHGKPYKNMQAFAYRGEFFEKGLAIIRESLDVLMNEYDRLVIEGAGSPAEINLNDRELVNMRVARMANAPVVLIGDIERGGVFASLVGTLQLLDKEDRKRIIGVIINKFRGDLALLKPGLDWFEQYTGVPVLGVVPYLEDLHIDAEDSVSLEQMSTAVNPDKDIDIAVIRYPKISNFTDVDPFLTEPDCHVRFVATAAQLGQPDLLILPGSKNTIEDLLYMKKNGIAEQIAQLNKHHRVTIIGICGGYQMLGARIRDPFGVETPLREISGLNLLPIETTLERKKTTVLSEGILTFAGERFFVKGYEIHMGRSQPLDGNIPFIHVQGRAEGAKSKDERVIGTYFHDLFHNDAFREALLNKIRREKGLAPIYGRQSFRTIREQAFDRLADHVKRHVCIEEIEEKMYMFQRRDV, encoded by the coding sequence ATGGCTAAAGCGTTGCCGATTATGTTTCAAGGAACGCATTCCGATGCGGGAAAAAGCATTATTGCCACGGCGTTTTGCCGAATTTTCGCACAAAACGGCTGGAAAACGGCGCCGTTTAAATCGCAAAACATGTCTCTTAACTCGTATGTGACGGTTGATGGAAAAGAAATCGGGCGGGCGCAAGGGATACAGGCGGAAGCGGCCGGAGTTGTCGCGACGACGGATATGAATCCGATTTTAATTAAACCGAGCCGTGAGCATGAATCGCAAATCGTCGTGCACGGAAAGCCATATAAAAATATGCAGGCGTTCGCGTACCGCGGCGAATTTTTTGAAAAGGGGCTGGCGATTATCCGCGAGTCGCTCGATGTTTTAATGAATGAATACGACCGGCTTGTAATCGAAGGAGCGGGAAGTCCGGCAGAAATTAATTTAAACGACCGCGAACTTGTCAACATGCGCGTCGCTCGGATGGCAAACGCACCGGTCGTGCTGATTGGCGATATTGAACGCGGCGGAGTGTTTGCCAGTTTAGTAGGAACATTGCAGCTGCTTGACAAAGAAGATCGCAAGCGGATCATCGGCGTGATCATTAATAAGTTTCGTGGCGACTTGGCACTATTGAAGCCGGGGCTCGATTGGTTCGAACAATATACCGGCGTTCCGGTGTTAGGCGTCGTTCCATATTTAGAAGATTTACATATTGACGCGGAAGACTCCGTTAGTTTAGAACAAATGTCCACAGCCGTAAATCCGGATAAAGACATTGATATTGCTGTTATTCGATATCCGAAAATATCTAATTTCACAGATGTGGATCCATTTTTGACCGAACCGGACTGCCACGTCCGCTTTGTGGCAACAGCCGCCCAGCTTGGCCAGCCAGATTTGTTGATTTTGCCGGGCAGTAAAAACACCATTGAAGACTTATTATATATGAAGAAAAACGGGATTGCGGAGCAAATTGCACAGCTCAACAAACATCATCGTGTGACGATTATCGGAATATGCGGCGGCTATCAAATGTTAGGTGCTCGTATCCGTGATCCATTTGGTGTGGAAACACCGCTAAGAGAAATTTCTGGATTGAATCTCCTTCCGATTGAAACGACGCTTGAGCGTAAAAAAACAACCGTTCTTTCGGAAGGAATATTGACATTTGCGGGTGAGCGTTTTTTCGTGAAAGGATACGAGATACATATGGGGCGTTCGCAGCCACTTGATGGAAATATCCCTTTCATCCATGTCCAAGGGCGAGCGGAAGGCGCTAAAAGCAAAGATGAACGGGTGATCGGTACCTATTTTCACGATCTTTTTCATAATGATGCGTTCCGTGAGGCGTTATTGAACAAAATTCGCCGCGAGAAAGGATTAGCGCCTATTTACGGGCGCCAGTCTTTCCGTACTATAAGAGAACAAGCTTTTGACCGCCTTGCCGATCATGTGAAGCGGCACGTCTGCATCGAAGAAATCGAAGAAAAAATGTATATGTTTCAAAGGAGGGATGTGTAA
- a CDS encoding cobyrinate a,c-diamide synthase — protein MRRIVIAGTGSGVGKTTITIGLMAALKQKGYIVQGFKCGPDYIDPTYHTAVTGRPSRNLDSWMVGHEAVQAICAKGCEGADIAIIEGVMGMFDGKRPTTNEGTTAEISVLTNSPVLLVVDCAGMARSAAAAVRGFQTFDERVRIAGVIANRVGSEGHFRLVKTAIEQECGIPVIGFLTKEDALHIPERHLGLIPSIERGELDHFFAELGERIAKTVDLNALLKLAEAPALNVPQSYFDISKSYDVRIAVAKDAAFHFYYPENLELLQAYGAELVFFSPLAGEPLPNGVHGLYIGGGFPEEFAKQLSEQQSVKQSIKTAIESGLPTLAECGGFMFLTEGIETTDGAHYDMVGVIPGRIVMQPKLVALGYREVKGEPGNFLLPEGLRARGHEFHYSTYEARGEIPFAYETTGLRGAKKDGYQHQNLIAGYVHFHFASCPQMVENWLTKCKKVKDHG, from the coding sequence ATGAGAAGAATCGTAATCGCCGGGACGGGAAGCGGCGTTGGCAAGACGACCATAACGATTGGATTGATGGCGGCGTTAAAACAAAAAGGCTACATTGTACAAGGGTTTAAATGCGGCCCAGATTATATTGACCCAACCTATCATACTGCTGTCACGGGCAGACCGTCGCGCAATTTGGACAGCTGGATGGTTGGACACGAAGCGGTTCAAGCCATTTGCGCAAAAGGCTGTGAAGGGGCTGACATCGCCATTATCGAAGGAGTCATGGGGATGTTTGATGGGAAGCGGCCGACGACAAACGAAGGAACGACGGCGGAAATCAGCGTATTAACGAATAGCCCGGTGCTATTGGTTGTTGACTGCGCCGGCATGGCACGGAGCGCGGCGGCGGCTGTCCGCGGCTTTCAAACGTTTGATGAACGCGTGCGCATTGCGGGAGTGATTGCCAACCGCGTCGGCAGCGAAGGGCATTTTCGCCTTGTAAAAACGGCGATTGAACAAGAATGCGGCATTCCCGTGATCGGATTTTTAACCAAAGAGGATGCGCTCCACATTCCGGAGCGTCATTTAGGACTCATTCCATCGATTGAGCGTGGGGAATTAGATCACTTTTTTGCGGAATTAGGAGAGCGCATTGCCAAGACGGTGGATCTTAACGCGTTGCTAAAGCTGGCGGAAGCCCCAGCATTAAATGTTCCACAATCGTATTTCGATATAAGTAAATCGTATGATGTACGGATTGCGGTCGCAAAAGATGCGGCGTTTCATTTCTACTATCCGGAAAATTTAGAGCTGTTACAAGCGTATGGCGCCGAGTTAGTCTTTTTCTCCCCGCTTGCCGGTGAGCCGCTGCCAAATGGGGTGCATGGGTTATATATTGGCGGCGGATTTCCCGAAGAGTTCGCAAAACAGCTGTCCGAACAGCAAAGCGTCAAACAGTCGATCAAAACTGCGATCGAAAGCGGGCTTCCGACATTGGCGGAATGCGGGGGGTTTATGTTTTTAACCGAAGGCATTGAAACGACGGACGGTGCGCATTATGACATGGTTGGCGTCATTCCGGGACGGATCGTCATGCAGCCGAAGCTTGTCGCGCTTGGATATCGTGAGGTGAAAGGAGAACCAGGAAACTTTTTGCTTCCGGAAGGATTGCGGGCGCGGGGGCATGAGTTTCATTATTCCACGTACGAAGCGCGCGGCGAGATTCCGTTTGCCTATGAAACAACGGGGCTGCGCGGTGCGAAAAAAGATGGCTATCAGCATCAAAACTTAATTGCAGGATATGTCCATTTTCATTTTGCGTCTTGTCCGCAAATGGTCGAAAATTGGCTAACGAAATGCAAGAAGGTGAAAGACCATGGCTAA
- a CDS encoding sirohydrochlorin chelatase: protein MKAVLFVGHGSRDPEGNDQVQQFVEQLKPHIAASLHVETSFLEFGLPTIREGIDRCVDAGAREIIIIPIILLPAGHSKLHIPAEIDEAKKHYPHVAFIYGRPIGIHEQTFSILKTRLQEIGENIESPDPETAVVLLGRGGSDPDANSDLYKISRLFWEQTNYFLVEPAFMGVTTPSLEDGVERCVKLGARKVVVLPYFLFTGVLIKRLGEKVKQFRFQYPQVDFALAGYFGFHPKLKTIVLDRLEEALGKAVMMNCDMCQYRLHAAEHHHHHHHHHH from the coding sequence ATGAAAGCAGTATTATTTGTCGGGCACGGCAGTCGTGACCCGGAAGGAAACGACCAAGTCCAGCAGTTTGTTGAGCAGCTAAAACCGCACATTGCGGCATCCTTACATGTCGAAACGAGTTTTTTAGAATTTGGACTGCCAACGATTCGCGAAGGGATTGACCGTTGTGTCGATGCCGGGGCTCGCGAAATTATCATCATTCCGATTATTTTGCTGCCAGCGGGCCATTCGAAGCTGCATATTCCAGCGGAGATCGATGAAGCAAAGAAGCATTATCCGCATGTGGCTTTCATCTATGGCCGACCAATTGGCATTCATGAGCAAACGTTTTCGATCTTAAAAACGAGATTACAAGAAATCGGTGAAAATATAGAAAGCCCTGACCCAGAAACAGCGGTAGTGCTGCTTGGTCGCGGGGGAAGCGATCCGGATGCGAACAGCGATTTATATAAAATTTCCCGCTTATTTTGGGAACAAACGAACTATTTCCTTGTAGAACCAGCATTTATGGGAGTAACGACGCCATCGTTAGAAGATGGAGTGGAACGATGCGTGAAGCTAGGGGCGCGGAAAGTGGTGGTTTTGCCTTACTTTTTGTTTACCGGCGTGCTTATCAAGCGTCTTGGAGAAAAAGTAAAACAATTTCGTTTTCAGTATCCGCAAGTCGATTTTGCGCTAGCAGGCTACTTTGGATTTCATCCGAAGCTAAAAACGATTGTGCTTGACAGATTAGAAGAAGCGCTTGGCAAGGCGGTTATGATGAACTGTGATATGTGTCAATACCGGCTTCATGCTGCGGAGCATCATCACCATCATCACCACCATCATCATTAA
- the cobI gene encoding precorrin-2 C(20)-methyltransferase: protein MSGTLYGIGVGPGDPELLTVKAFRRLKEAHVIAYPKKQRGSKSYAQQIIEAYFSPAEKEMIGLVFPMTKNMDVLTEKWNETAEAIWKQLSAGKDVAFVTEGDPLLYSTFIHLMKIMKERYPNVTIEIVPGVSSVNAAAARLQIPLADGDEQVAIIPARDDYEAMKKALEDHDCVVFLKVAKVMGMMIRLLREQNLLQNAAVVTKVTSKEEIIWNIEQLEGVELEYLTLLVVRK from the coding sequence ATGAGCGGAACATTGTATGGCATCGGCGTTGGTCCGGGCGACCCGGAGCTGTTGACGGTGAAGGCGTTTCGCCGCCTGAAAGAAGCGCATGTCATTGCCTATCCGAAAAAACAGCGCGGCAGCAAAAGCTATGCCCAACAAATTATTGAAGCATATTTTTCTCCAGCGGAAAAAGAGATGATTGGTCTCGTCTTTCCAATGACGAAAAATATGGATGTGTTAACAGAAAAATGGAATGAGACAGCAGAAGCGATTTGGAAACAGCTAAGCGCAGGAAAAGATGTCGCGTTTGTGACGGAAGGAGATCCACTTTTATATAGCACGTTCATCCATCTGATGAAAATCATGAAAGAGCGGTATCCAAATGTCACGATTGAAATTGTTCCGGGAGTTTCCTCCGTCAACGCAGCGGCAGCAAGACTGCAGATCCCGCTTGCTGACGGGGATGAACAGGTGGCGATTATTCCAGCGCGCGACGACTATGAAGCAATGAAAAAAGCGCTTGAAGACCATGATTGTGTCGTTTTTTTGAAAGTGGCGAAAGTGATGGGCATGATGATCCGTCTTCTTCGCGAACAAAATTTATTGCAAAACGCTGCCGTGGTGACAAAGGTGACGTCAAAGGAAGAAATCATTTGGAATATCGAACAGCTTGAAGGAGTAGAGTTGGAATATTTAACGTTATTGGTGGTGAGAAAGTGA
- the cobM gene encoding precorrin-4 C(11)-methyltransferase — MKLYIIGAGPGAPDLITVKGAQLLQEADAIFYTDSLVNGELIERYRKPEAEVFHTAGMHLEQMVEAMLEQLKQGKKVVRIHTGDPSVYGATLEQIALLKKQGVEVEIVPGVSSVFAAAAAVQAELTVPDLTQTVILTRAEGRTPVPNREKLEDLAKHRCTLALFLSATLTKKVTKALRDAGWSDDTPVVIVYKATWPDQKIVRSTVGTLDEDMRANGIRKHALILAGWALDPAIIERDYRSKLYDKTFTHGYRQGV; from the coding sequence GTGAAACTATATATTATTGGCGCGGGCCCGGGGGCTCCGGATTTGATTACGGTGAAAGGCGCGCAACTGCTTCAGGAAGCGGACGCAATTTTTTACACCGATTCGCTCGTCAATGGCGAACTGATCGAGCGCTATCGAAAGCCGGAAGCGGAAGTATTTCATACGGCAGGAATGCATTTAGAGCAAATGGTTGAAGCGATGTTAGAACAGCTTAAGCAAGGAAAAAAAGTCGTGCGCATTCATACGGGAGATCCATCTGTTTACGGAGCGACGCTTGAACAAATCGCGCTACTCAAAAAGCAAGGGGTGGAAGTGGAAATCGTCCCTGGCGTCAGTTCGGTATTTGCGGCGGCAGCGGCTGTTCAAGCGGAGCTAACCGTTCCGGATTTAACGCAGACGGTTATTTTAACGCGAGCGGAAGGACGAACACCAGTTCCAAATAGAGAAAAACTGGAAGATTTAGCAAAACATCGTTGCACATTAGCGTTATTTTTAAGCGCTACATTAACAAAAAAAGTAACAAAGGCACTAAGGGATGCGGGATGGAGCGATGATACCCCTGTTGTGATTGTGTATAAAGCGACATGGCCAGATCAAAAAATTGTCCGTTCGACGGTCGGCACGCTGGACGAGGATATGCGCGCAAACGGCATCCGAAAACACGCCCTCATTTTAGCAGGATGGGCGTTAGACCCTGCAATTATCGAGCGCGACTATCGCTCGAAGCTGTATGATAAAACGTTCACACACGGATATCGACAGGGGGTGTGA
- a CDS encoding cobalt-precorrin 5A hydrolase: protein MYAIVAITKHGVDIARRVGEELPNARVYYTNKFARGDEDEKGIRLFEGNVRLLLPSLFQTYRGLILIISLGAVVRMIAPLLKDKKTDPAIVVIDDKGEHVISVLSGHLGGANELTRQVAEILHAHPVITTASDVQKTIAVDLFGRSFGWEWESDEKLTPVSAAVVNEQHVAIVQESGEREWWNYDTPLPNNIRIYDSIDEALAAKPDAALVVTHRLLTKEEEAILQNGVLYRPKVIVLGIGCNRGTTAEEIDAVIRDTLEELRFSMKSVKAVCTIELKKDEPGLLEVVRKYGWEFVYYTPEQLNQVNIEQPSETVYRYTGAYGVSEPAAKLYSGAEKLELVKKKAGNVTISVALLHH from the coding sequence TTGTATGCGATTGTTGCGATTACGAAGCATGGTGTTGATATTGCCCGCCGCGTCGGCGAGGAGCTTCCAAACGCCCGTGTGTATTATACGAATAAGTTTGCGAGAGGAGACGAAGACGAAAAAGGCATTCGTTTGTTTGAAGGGAACGTGCGGTTATTATTGCCGTCGCTTTTTCAAACATACCGCGGGCTTATTCTCATTATTTCGCTTGGTGCGGTCGTGCGGATGATTGCACCGCTATTAAAAGATAAAAAAACCGATCCGGCGATCGTTGTTATTGATGATAAAGGGGAACATGTCATTAGCGTTCTTTCCGGACATCTTGGCGGAGCGAACGAACTGACGCGGCAAGTCGCGGAGATTTTACATGCCCATCCCGTCATTACGACTGCGTCTGACGTACAAAAAACGATTGCCGTTGATTTATTTGGCCGTTCCTTCGGCTGGGAGTGGGAATCTGACGAAAAGCTGACTCCCGTCAGCGCCGCCGTCGTCAATGAGCAACATGTTGCCATTGTACAGGAATCAGGGGAGCGAGAATGGTGGAACTATGATACCCCGCTGCCAAACAATATCCGTATTTATGATTCGATTGATGAAGCGCTAGCGGCGAAACCGGACGCCGCGCTTGTCGTTACCCATCGTTTATTAACGAAAGAGGAAGAAGCGATTTTGCAAAACGGCGTTTTGTATCGTCCAAAAGTAATCGTGCTCGGTATCGGCTGCAACCGCGGGACAACGGCGGAAGAAATTGACGCCGTCATTCGCGATACATTAGAGGAGCTGCGCTTTTCAATGAAAAGTGTGAAAGCGGTATGTACGATCGAATTAAAAAAAGACGAGCCAGGGTTGCTTGAAGTGGTGCGAAAATACGGATGGGAATTCGTCTATTATACCCCTGAACAACTGAATCAAGTAAACATCGAACAGCCTTCTGAAACCGTGTACCGCTATACAGGAGCTTATGGTGTGAGCGAGCCAGCAGCGAAGCTTTATAGCGGTGCAGAGAAATTGGAATTAGTGAAGAAAAAAGCAGGTAATGTCACGATTTCCGTGGCACTTTTACACCATTAA
- a CDS encoding precorrin-8X methylmutase: MDFRTEFRPITVQPQQIEERSFQIIDEEIGEHHFTKEQYPIVQRVIHASADFELGKSLLFHPDAVRAGIEAIRSGKTVVADVQMVQVGVNKVRIEKFGGKVKVYISDEDVIAEAKRLNTTRAIVAMRKAAKEAEGGIFAIGNAPTALLELIRLIKEGEARPGLVIGLPVGFVSAAESKAELAKLDVPFITNIGRKGGSTITVAALNALSLLAERG, encoded by the coding sequence ATGGATTTTCGCACGGAATTTCGTCCGATTACAGTCCAACCGCAACAAATTGAAGAAAGAAGTTTTCAAATCATTGATGAAGAAATTGGTGAACATCATTTTACGAAAGAACAATATCCGATTGTACAGCGCGTCATTCATGCTTCTGCAGATTTTGAACTTGGAAAAAGCTTGTTGTTTCACCCTGATGCCGTCCGTGCGGGAATCGAAGCAATACGCAGTGGCAAAACGGTCGTCGCTGATGTGCAAATGGTACAAGTCGGGGTAAATAAAGTGCGCATTGAAAAGTTTGGCGGCAAAGTGAAAGTGTATATTTCCGACGAAGATGTCATTGCGGAGGCGAAAAGGCTCAACACGACAAGAGCGATTGTCGCGATGCGAAAAGCGGCTAAAGAGGCAGAAGGCGGGATTTTTGCCATTGGCAACGCGCCAACGGCATTGCTAGAATTAATTCGTTTAATTAAAGAAGGAGAAGCACGTCCGGGATTAGTGATCGGCCTGCCGGTCGGTTTTGTGTCGGCGGCGGAATCAAAAGCGGAATTGGCGAAATTGGATGTTCCATTTATTACAAATATCGGCCGAAAAGGAGGAAGTACCATTACAGTGGCGGCGCTAAACGCGCTTTCACTGTTGGCAGAGCGAGGGTAA
- the cobK gene encoding precorrin-6A reductase encodes MIIVLAGTSDARKLALCIQQAGYDVLATVVTEHAADQLRASGLAVHLGRLTSEQLAELIRVKKAKAVVDASHPFAEEASKNAMQATAEAGVPYIRYERQAAHVAYERVTFVDSYEEAAELAAKKQGVIMLTTGSKTLSIFAKKLLGLPNTRVIARMLPRKDNMEKCEQLKFPQENIVAMQGPFTKELDKALFQHFGVTLLITKESGKVGFVDEKIAAAQELGIETIVIRRPSIQYGTVYSQFSDVVKALQQIVPLSIHS; translated from the coding sequence ATGATTATTGTATTAGCGGGAACGAGCGATGCCCGAAAGCTGGCGCTTTGTATCCAACAAGCGGGCTATGATGTGTTAGCGACGGTTGTTACAGAACATGCGGCGGATCAGTTGCGTGCTTCCGGCTTAGCGGTGCACCTTGGACGGCTGACGTCGGAACAATTGGCGGAGTTGATCCGCGTAAAGAAAGCGAAAGCAGTGGTGGACGCGAGCCATCCGTTTGCCGAAGAAGCGTCGAAAAACGCGATGCAAGCTACCGCAGAGGCGGGGGTTCCGTATATCCGTTACGAGCGGCAAGCGGCTCACGTTGCTTATGAGCGTGTCACGTTTGTTGACAGTTATGAAGAAGCAGCTGAGCTCGCTGCGAAAAAACAAGGCGTCATTATGCTAACGACCGGAAGCAAAACGTTATCCATTTTCGCAAAAAAGCTGTTAGGGCTTCCGAATACGCGCGTGATTGCGCGCATGCTGCCGCGCAAAGACAATATGGAGAAATGCGAACAACTCAAGTTTCCGCAAGAAAATATCGTTGCGATGCAAGGTCCGTTTACGAAAGAACTCGATAAGGCGCTTTTCCAACATTTTGGCGTTACGTTGCTCATTACGAAAGAAAGCGGAAAAGTTGGGTTTGTCGATGAAAAAATCGCTGCCGCACAGGAGCTAGGGATTGAGACGATTGTCATCCGCCGTCCATCAATTCAGTATGGCACGGTGTATTCCCAGTTTTCCGATGTCGTTAAGGCACTACAACAAATAGTACCGTTATCCATTCATTCATGA
- a CDS encoding bifunctional cobalt-precorrin-7 (C(5))-methyltransferase/cobalt-precorrin-6B (C(15))-methyltransferase encodes MQAIKLIGIGADGKASLPRLYERWIYESELLVGGERHLAFFPDYQGETLTIRGGLSQLVERLRHETKRTVIVASGDPMFYGIGSYLSSKLPIEVYPAVSSIQWAFAKMGEKWQDAKFISVHGRSMKGLAQRIDGCDKVAILTDETNSPNAIAKYLLSYGMTEYRAFVGENLGSQDERCRFFELEEMADAEFFPLNVVILQKTKEGPMWPLGIDDDEFLQRKPDKGLITKKEVRVLSISALRLHAKSVVWDIGTCTGSVAIEAAKIAREGSVFAIEKNAHDIEICKENLKKFRVDITLVHGKAPEHLDKFADPDAIFIGGTSGEMGPLLDVCCRRLKRNGRIVANAVTIETLAQAVEGLKQRGFQVDVTLAQISRSKPILELTRFSALNPIYIITAKREEDE; translated from the coding sequence ATGCAGGCGATTAAACTAATTGGCATTGGCGCCGATGGGAAAGCGAGCCTCCCGCGCCTTTATGAACGTTGGATTTATGAAAGTGAGTTATTGGTCGGAGGAGAGCGTCATTTAGCCTTTTTCCCTGATTATCAAGGCGAAACGCTCACGATTCGAGGAGGGCTATCACAGCTTGTCGAGCGGCTTCGCCATGAAACGAAACGCACCGTCATTGTCGCGTCTGGTGATCCGATGTTTTATGGAATCGGCAGCTATTTATCTAGCAAACTGCCAATCGAAGTATATCCAGCAGTCAGTTCGATTCAATGGGCGTTTGCGAAAATGGGAGAAAAATGGCAGGACGCCAAATTTATCAGCGTCCACGGCCGCAGCATGAAAGGACTTGCCCAGCGCATTGACGGATGCGACAAAGTAGCGATATTAACAGATGAAACGAATTCTCCTAATGCCATTGCGAAATATTTGCTTTCGTACGGAATGACCGAATACCGTGCGTTTGTCGGAGAAAATCTTGGCAGTCAAGATGAACGGTGCCGCTTTTTCGAATTAGAAGAGATGGCAGATGCCGAGTTTTTTCCATTAAATGTGGTTATTTTACAAAAAACAAAAGAAGGTCCGATGTGGCCATTAGGAATTGACGATGACGAATTTTTGCAGCGTAAACCAGATAAAGGACTGATTACGAAAAAGGAGGTTCGGGTGTTAAGCATTAGCGCGCTCCGTCTTCATGCTAAGAGCGTCGTTTGGGACATCGGCACATGCACCGGTTCCGTCGCGATTGAAGCGGCGAAAATCGCACGCGAAGGCTCCGTGTTTGCGATTGAAAAAAATGCCCATGATATCGAAATTTGTAAAGAAAACTTAAAAAAATTCCGCGTTGACATTACGCTTGTACACGGCAAAGCACCTGAGCATTTAGACAAATTTGCCGATCCGGATGCGATTTTTATTGGCGGAACATCAGGAGAAATGGGACCGCTTCTTGATGTTTGCTGCCGGCGCTTGAAACGGAACGGACGCATCGTTGCGAATGCAGTTACGATTGAAACGCTGGCGCAGGCGGTGGAAGGATTAAAGCAGCGCGGCTTTCAAGTAGACGTTACGCTCGCGCAAATCTCAAGAAGTAAGCCGATTTTAGAGCTGACGCGGTTTTCGGCGCTTAATCCGATTTATATCATTACGGCAAAGAGGGAGGAAGACGAATGA